A region of the Paracoccus pantotrophus genome:
GGGGCCGGGGATGCCTTCGCGATTCAACTGGTCGGCAATCCGGTTCGGCGACATCCCTTCGGCGTAGGCATGGAAGATGCGCCGCACGATGGCGGCCTCGTCCTCATTGATCTGGCGGTCACCGCGCCTGATCTCGCCGTCCTCGGTCAGGCTGCGCAGCACCGTATAGCCGAAGGCATTGCCGCCGCCGGATTTGCCTTTCTCGACGCGGCCGCGCAGACCGCGGCGGGTCTTGGCGGCGAGATCCTTCAGGAACAGGGCGTTCATCGTGCCTTTCAGGCCGATATGCATCTCGTCGATGCGGCCCTCGGCCAGGGTCTCGATGGTCACGCCGGCAAAGGTGAGGTTCTGGTAGAGCGCCGCGATATCGGTCTGGTTGCGCGACAGCCGGTCGAGAACTTCCGAGATCACGACGTCGAAGCGCCGCTCGCGGGCATCCTGTTGCAGGCGCTGGATGCCGGGACGCATCAGCGAGGCGCCGGAGGTGGCGGCATCCTCGTAGCTGCCCACGATCTGCCAGCCGGCGCGGGCGGTGCGCTCGCGGCAGAGCCGGGACTGGTCCTCGATCGACGAGGCCGATTGCAGGTCGGAGGAGTAGCGGGCGTAGATGACGGCGCGCAGGGTCATGGGCGGATCTCCGTGCGGAGGGGCAGGTCAATCGTCAGGGGCGCCGCGTTCTACAGCGTGATCGGCTTGTGCGGCATCGCGGGCCAGCGCCCGGACGAGGGCAAGCAGCTGGTCGTGATGCTGCGCGGGTTGCCGGTTCCCGGCAAGGGTTTGTCGGCCGGAGGTGCCGAAACGGAGTCCGCCGTCCGCGCGGCGCCCTCCCTGTCGGCAATATCTCTCCGGTCTCGCGCCATGGGCCAAGCTGCTCCCTGCGCCGGAGGGCAGGGCCCACCGGCGTTTGCTGATGATGATCCTGGGCGGGGCTGCGCCCGCTGCTGCTCAGATGATCATAGGGCATGGGATAGGCTCTCTAAGCGGGAAACACGGTTCTCGGGTCGCATGAATGTGGATAACCACCGGGAAATACGGAAATCTCACTCTTCAGGGGGGTGAGCCGGAGATGGCAGGAGCCCGCCATGGCGAGGACGGCGTCGCCGCCCAGTCCCTGAGCCCGCCGAGGCGGTTCGGCGAGAAAGACTCGGTCATCGAGGCATAGGTATAGACATGCATGAGCCGGCCGCGGAAGAAGCCGAAGCGCTCGGCATAGCCGTTATTGGCCAGGACGATCCGCCCCGCCGCGACCGACCCGCCGGGCGTCTCGACCCGCCAGCCATTGCCCTTGGGCTCGAAGGACATCGCCGGCGACTGCTCGTAAAGCGTCACCTTGCCGGCAAGCGCATCGGCCAGCCCGCGGATATAGGCGGCGGGTTGGACGATGGCCGTGCCCGGCATGAAGATCGCCGAGCTGAACGCCTGCGAGCCGGTCACTTCCGCGATCTCGGCGTGGTCCAGCAGCCGGTAGGCTTCGCCCAGTTGGTCGAGCTGTTTGGCGTAGTCGAGGATGTGGTGATCGCCCTCAGGCGCCCGGCTTTCTTCAGACGCGCGTGGCCCGGGAACTGACCACCGCCATGACCTATGCCCAGATGCTGCCCACTATTGCGGTGATCACCTGCGCTTCGGGCCTCGGCAAGAGCATGGCGGCTCGTGGCGCGCCTTCTCGGACCATGACATTGACCACGCCACCCCGACCACAGCAGCAGAGAGGATGGCTGTGGTGGGGCGTGGAGAATCGCGCGCTGAATTGCGCGAGTTCTGTGATTGCGTCCGCAGGGAAGGGTTCAATCGACTTAGGCGCGCTTCGTATGCGCTGGCCTAAGTCGTTGAAAATAATGGTGGGCGATAACGGATTTGAACCGCTGACATCTTCGATGTGAACGAAGCGCTCTACCGCTGAGCTAATCGCCCGATGCGCGCTAGATAGCCGCAGCCGCGGCGGGCCGCAAGAGGCTTTGGCGGAAAAATCACGCCTCGCCCGTCGTGCGGCGGCGCAGGCGCAGGGTGATGACCTCGCCGCCCGAACTGTCGTTGCGCCGGCTGATCCGTGCCCGGCCCAGCGGCGGCAGCGCCAGCGTCATGCCGGCGGCGATGGCCTCGTCCAGCTCGGCCAGGGTGGCCTCGACGACGGCCTTGACCTCGCTGTTGCGCAGCCCGGTCCGGCGCGCGACCTGGGCCAGAAGCTGCCGCTTTTGCAGAACCCTTGCCGGCTCCGGCTCGGCCATGCTTTCCCTTCTCGGCTTTCCCTCCGATCTTGCCATGAGCGAACTCCTTTCTGCTGGAGCCTCGGTCAAGAAAAAAACCGCGCGGGATGGCCCGCGCGGTCAAATGTCAATGGGCGACCGCCGCGCCGCCGCTGCCCTGGTCGCGGGTCGCGGCCAACCGGCTGGCCTCGGCCGCCTCCTCGGCGGCCTCGTCCCATTCGATGGGCTCGGGCATCCGCACCAGCGCCTGCTGCAGCACCTCGCGCACATGGCTGACCGGGATGATCTTCAGCCCTTCCTTGACGTTGGCCGGGATCTCGGCCAGATCCTTTTCGTTATCGGCCGGGATCAGCACGGTCTTGATGCCGCCGCGCAGCGCCGCCAGCAGCTTTTCCTTGAGCCCGCCGATGGCCAGCACGTTGCCGCGCAGCGTGACCTCGCCGGTCATGGCCACGTCCTTGCGGACCGGGATCTGCGTCAGCACCGAGACGATCGAGGTCACCATGGCGATGCCCGCCGAAGGACCGTCCTTGGGCGTCGCGCCTTCGGGGACGTGGACATGGATGTCCACCTTCTCGAATTTCGGCGGCTTCACCCCCAGTTCGGGGCTGATCGAGCGGACGAAGGAGGATGCGGCGTCGATCGATTCCTTCATCACCTCGCCCAGCTTGCCGGTCGTCTTCATGCGGCCTTTGCCGGGCAGCTTCAGCGCCTCGATCTGCAGCAGATCGCCGCCGACCTGGGTCCAGGCCAGGCCCGTCACCACGCCGACCTGGTCGTCCTGTTCGGCCAGGCCATAGCGATAGCGGCGCACGCCCAGGTACTCCTCGGCCTTCTCGGGCGTGACCTCGACCGACTTGACCTTGCCCTTGAGGATCTCGGTTACGGCCTTGCGGGCCAGCTTGGCGATCTCGCGCTCCAGCGACCGCACGCCCGCCTCGCGGGTGTAGTAGCGGATCACATGGGTCAGGGCCTCGTCGCTGACCGCGAACTCGCCCTTGCGCAGCCCGTTCGCCTTGATCTGCTTGGGCAGCAGGTGCTGGCGCGCGATCTCGCGCTTCTCGTCCTCGGTATAGCCTGCCAGCGGGATGATCTCCATCCGGTCGAGCAGGGGGCCCGGCATGTTGTAGCTGTTGGCCGTGGTCACGAACATCACGTTCGACAGGTCGTATTCCACCTCAAGATAGTGGTCCACGAAACTCGCGTTCTGTTCGGGATCCAGCACCTCGAGCATGGCCGAGGCCGGGTCGCCGCGGAAATCCTGGCCCATCTTGTCGATCTCGTCGAGCAGGATCAGCGGATTCGTGGTCTTGGCCTTTTTCAGCGCCTGGATGATCTTGCCGGGCATCGAGCCGATATAGGTCCGGCGGTGGCCGCGGATTTCACTTTCATCACGCACCCCGCCAAGGCTGATGCGGATGAACTCGCGCCCCGTGGCCCGCGCCACCGAACGGCCCAGAGAGGTCTTGCCGACGCCCGGAGGCCCGACGAGGCACAGGATCGGCCCCTTGAGCTTGGTCGAGCGGTTCTGCACCGCCAGGTATTCGACGATCCGCTCCTTGACCTTTTCCAGGCCGTAGTGATCGGCGTCCAGCACCTCCTCGGCCTTGCCCAGATCCTTGCGGATGCGCGACTTGACGCCCCAGGGCAGCGACAGCAGCCAGTCCAGATAGTTGCGGCTGACCGTGGCCTCGGCCGACATCGGCGACATCGACTTCAGCTTCTTCAGCTCGGCCTCGGCCTTTTCGCGGGCCTCCTTGCTGAACTTGGTCGCGGCGATCTTTTCCTCCAGCTCGGTGATCTCGTTCGAGCCGTCCTCGCCGTCGCCCAGCTCCTTCTGAATGGCCTTCATCTGCTCATTCAGATAGTATTCGCGCTGGGTCTTCTCCATCTGCGTCTTGACGCGGGACTTGATCTTCTTCTCGACCTGCAGCACCGACATCTCGCCCTGCATCAGGCCATAGACCTTTTCCAGCCGCTCGGCCGTCACCAGGGTTTCCAGCAGTTCCTGCTTCTTGTCCAGCGCGATGCCAAGATGGCCGCTGACCAGATCGGCCAGGCGGGTGGAATCGCGCGCCTCGGCCACGGCCGAGACGACCTCCTCGGGGATGTTCTTGCGCACCTTGACGTAACGCTCGAACTCCTCGGCCACAGCACGGGTCAAGGCGGCCAGCGTCTCCTCGTCGCCCGGCTCTTCGGGCAGCAACTCGCAGCGGGCTTCGAAATAGGCGTCATTGGGGACGAAATCCGTGATGCTGACGCGCTCGCGCCCCTCGACCAGAACCTTGACGGTCCCGTCGGGCAGTTTCAGGAGTTGCAGCACATTGGCCAGAACGCCGGTGCGGAAAATCCCCTCGGCGGCGGGCTCGTCGACCGCGGCATCCTTCTGGGCAGCGAGAAGGATCGGGCGGTCCTGCTCCATCACGGCCTCGAGCGCCCGCACCGATTTCTCGCGCCCGACGAACAGCGGCACGATCATGTGCGGAAACACCACGATGTCCCGCAAGGGCAGGACCGGATGGGTGGTTTGGGCGAATTCGTTCATGGAATCAGTCCTTTCTCGCCAAGAGGCGCAACCCCTAAAGACAGGCAGTCTGCGCCCCCTGCTGGCAGACAAGATAGGAAGCCGGCGCAAGAGGTTCAATGGGGGATTGGTTCGCATTTTGTTCCCGCGCGCGGCCGGGTTTGCGGCAAGAAAAGGGGCCCCCGGCGCGAACCGGAGGCCCTGGCGGTCGTCCGACCTGGAAAGGCGAGGGGAAGGTCAGGTCTTGTCGCGGAAGAAATGGTCGATCTGCTCGTCGGCCTTTTCCTTGGTCCAGCCGTATTTCTCCTGCAACTTGCCGGCAAGCTTGTCCTTCTTGCCCGCGACTTCGGTCAACTCGTCATCGGTCAGGTCGCCCCATTTCTCGCGGATGCTGCCCTTGAGCTGGTTCCATTTGCCTTCGATGATATCC
Encoded here:
- a CDS encoding NAD(P)/FAD-dependent oxidoreductase, which translates into the protein MLDYAKQLDQLGEAYRLLDHAEIAEVTGSQAFSSAIFMPGTAIVQPAAYIRGLADALAGKVTLYEQSPAMSFEPKGNGWRVETPGGSVAAGRIVLANNGYAERFGFFRGRLMHVYTYASMTESFSPNRLGGLRDWAATPSSPWRAPAISGSPP
- a CDS encoding HU family DNA-binding protein; this translates as MAEPEPARVLQKRQLLAQVARRTGLRNSEVKAVVEATLAELDEAIAAGMTLALPPLGRARISRRNDSSGGEVITLRLRRRTTGEA
- the lon gene encoding endopeptidase La, with product MNEFAQTTHPVLPLRDIVVFPHMIVPLFVGREKSVRALEAVMEQDRPILLAAQKDAAVDEPAAEGIFRTGVLANVLQLLKLPDGTVKVLVEGRERVSITDFVPNDAYFEARCELLPEEPGDEETLAALTRAVAEEFERYVKVRKNIPEEVVSAVAEARDSTRLADLVSGHLGIALDKKQELLETLVTAERLEKVYGLMQGEMSVLQVEKKIKSRVKTQMEKTQREYYLNEQMKAIQKELGDGEDGSNEITELEEKIAATKFSKEAREKAEAELKKLKSMSPMSAEATVSRNYLDWLLSLPWGVKSRIRKDLGKAEEVLDADHYGLEKVKERIVEYLAVQNRSTKLKGPILCLVGPPGVGKTSLGRSVARATGREFIRISLGGVRDESEIRGHRRTYIGSMPGKIIQALKKAKTTNPLILLDEIDKMGQDFRGDPASAMLEVLDPEQNASFVDHYLEVEYDLSNVMFVTTANSYNMPGPLLDRMEIIPLAGYTEDEKREIARQHLLPKQIKANGLRKGEFAVSDEALTHVIRYYTREAGVRSLEREIAKLARKAVTEILKGKVKSVEVTPEKAEEYLGVRRYRYGLAEQDDQVGVVTGLAWTQVGGDLLQIEALKLPGKGRMKTTGKLGEVMKESIDAASSFVRSISPELGVKPPKFEKVDIHVHVPEGATPKDGPSAGIAMVTSIVSVLTQIPVRKDVAMTGEVTLRGNVLAIGGLKEKLLAALRGGIKTVLIPADNEKDLAEIPANVKEGLKIIPVSHVREVLQQALVRMPEPIEWDEAAEEAAEASRLAATRDQGSGGAAVAH